In Mytilus edulis chromosome 6, xbMytEdul2.2, whole genome shotgun sequence, the following proteins share a genomic window:
- the LOC139528055 gene encoding huntingtin-interacting protein 1-like isoform X2, producing MSTRHLPRAIGSRGKTALEIERENFEKSQHVAITKAISATECPVKEKHARTIVLGTFKDHGAGLYWTIGGKLPLQGNPIIAWKFIHVLHKILRDGHPHAIPDSFKNHAILKELAKLWMHLKEGYGKLIACYCKLMVEKLNFHRKNKEIPGNLNLSDEQFAKICGSDVNNYDMRYSFEISVEMLDYMDEILSLQQAVFGSLDMSRSNSMTNSGQCRLAPLILCIQDSCQLYDYIVKSLFRLHSSLPPDTLSGHRDRFLSMYKRLKQFYLSSSNLQYFKNLVQVPGLPDEPPNFLIASDFSKHVKPVAVVPDEPEPEAEPEIEVEDLIDTSVSQPPVQVNNFGNGFPEVDERDHIIERLTKEIQYLRSEIERLKLEDQKILSAQKEEIARLEKILSELRLSADRSLKDNDELKKRLKQTETVHVGAATKLADAEKHAKGFEDKFKKMKDIYQKLREEHVSLLRTNAEVTKKLDAEKRTVAEKEQLLQESKSEMDRIEQERKVIQESLKQSADQTSSQLAMTMAKNTDLQTDKEHLENQLKMLEDTKSSLMNQLQASEEECSNLQTQLNELEDEKRTQETSLTGEITTLQQQFTALKIEKESSDTELDHQLQELKTKLEQEMSDKKSLEQQLKQQISDLESRLSQSQSEKQNTEQKLSGDIDLIHKQLLDASIKEGKVIIQDALDQFQNPTHIAVKCTAEFLLMRTEPVLSSLETIKGMQGKYNGDKTELANLVKTITGFSHHFGDCVIHGIATTHSANLEAGEELGNACREAGESGLKVLDTLGQGASIESDVNHAVQCVKKMITLAEDLVPKSVEIKEKEIGDLVDTEMQSTTSAIEMAARRIAEMLEKTREATSGVELKVNESILDSCTSLMHAIRILIERSRDLQKEIVAQGRGTSTEKEFYKKNHRWTEGLLSAAKAVGWGATALMEAADKVVRGEGKFEELIVCSNEIAASTAQLVVASKVKADRRSKKLTSLSEASKGVTENTGKVVGSAREGSQIIEERGLMDFSKLSLMQTKKNEMQSQVRVLELEKELETERYKLGEIRKKHYQLAGASEGWDEEEDQECDTESPRQPGTPSPPPLEFDPFM from the exons ATGTCAACGAGACATTTACCCAGAGCTATTGGGAGCAGGGGAAAAACTGCACTTGAAATAGAAAGAGAGAATTTTGAGAAAAGTCAG caTGTAGCAATCACCAAAGCCATCAGTGCGACAGAATGTCCAGTGAAGGAGAAGCATGCCAGAA CTATTGTTCTAGGTACATTTAAGGACCATGGAGCAGGACTATACTGGACAATTGGTGGAAAACTGCCACTGCAGGGAAATCCTATTATTGCATGGAAATTTATTCATGTACTACATAAAATACTGAGGGATGGACACCCACAT gcAATACCAGACTCATTCAAAAACCATGCAATCCTGAAAGAGCTTGCAAAGCTATGG ATGCATCTAAAGGAAGGATATGGAAAGCTTATTGCTTGTTATTGTAAACTGATGGTAGAGAAACTGAATTTTCATAGAaag aataaagaaataCCTGGAAACCTGAATTTATCAGACGAACAGTTTGCTAAGATTTGTGGGTCTGATGTTAATAATTA tGATATGCGATATAG ttttgagaTCAGTGTAGAAATGCTGGATTATATGGATGAGATTTTGAGTCTTCAACAAGCAG tgttTGGTTCTTTAGACATGTCCCGATCTAACTCTATGACAAATTCTGGACAGTGTCGACTTGCCCCATTGATATTGTGTATACAAGATTCTTGTCAACTCTATGACTATATTGTTAAATCCTTGTTCCGTTTACATTCTA GTCTTCCTCCTGACACACTGTCTGGCCATAGAGACAGATTTCTATCCATGTATAAAAG GTTAAAACAGTTTTATTTGAGTAGCAGTAACctacaatattttaaaaatctagTCCAAGTTCCTGGCTTGCCTGAT gaaCCTCCAAATTTTTTAATAGCATCAGATTTCAGTAAGCATGTAAAACCTGTGGCTGTGGTACCTGATGAACCAGAACCAGAGGCGGAGCCAGAGATAGAAGTGGAGGATTTGATTGACACATCAGTTTCACAACCACCTGTACAG gtgAATAATTTTGGAAATGGTTTTCCTGAAGTTGATGAAAG AGATCATATTATAGAAAGATTAACAAAAGAAATCCAGTATCTCAGATCAGAGATAGAAAGATTGAAATTAGAG gACCAGAAGATTTTATCTGCACAGAAAGAAGAGATAGCCAGattggaaaaaatattatcagaGTTAAGATTGTCTGCAGATAGGTCTTTAAAA GATAATGATGAATTGAAGAAGAGGTTAAAACAGACTGAGACTGTACATGTTGGTGCTGCTACCAAACTAGCAGACGCAGAAA aacatGCAAAAGGATTTGAAGATAAGTTCAAGAAGATGAAAGACATATATCAGAAGTTAAGAGAGGAACATGTCTCACTATTACGAACA AATGCTGAAGTAACAAAGAAATTAGATGCAGAGAAAAGAACTGTTGCTGAAAAGGAACAATTACTACAG GAATCCAAATCAGAGATGGATCGAATAGAACAAGAGAGAAAGGTCATTCAGGAAAGTCTAAAACAAAGTGCTGACCAGACCTCGTCCCAGCTGGCCATGACAATGGCTAAAAATACAGATTTACAAACAGATAAAGAG CATTTAGAAAATCAATTGAAGATGTTGGAGGACACTAAGTCTAGTTTAATGAACCAGTTACAAGCATCTGAAGAAGAATGTTCTAATCTGCAAACACAGTTAAATGAATTGGAGGATGAAAAAAGGACACAGGAAACTTCTCTAACAGGGGAAATAACTACTCTACAACAACAATTTACAgcattaaaaatagaaaaagagtCTTCAGACACTGAACTTGATCATCAATTACAAGAGTTAAAG acAAAATTGGAACAAGAAATGTCAGACAAGAAATCTTTAGAACAACAGCTTAAACAGCAGATATCAGATTTAGAATCCAGACTGAGTCAAAGTCAatcagaaaaacaaaacacagaacaaAAACTATCAGGAGATATAGATTTGATACATAAACAACTATTGG ATGCGTCTATAAAAGAGGGCAAGGTCATTATACAAGATGCTTTAGATCAGTTTCAAAATCCTACACACATAGCTGTGAAATGTACAGCAG AATTCTTGTTAATGAGAACAGAACCAGTGCTATCTAGTTTGGAAACGATCAAAGGAATGCAGGGAAAATATAACGGTGACAAAACAG AGTTGGCCAATCTTGTTAAAACAATCACTGGATTTTCACATCACTTTGGAGACTGTGTGATTCATGGTATTGCTACAACACATTCAGCTAACCTTGAAGCTGGGGAAG AGTTAGGTAATGCTTGTAGAGAAGCTGGTGAAAGTGGACTTAAGGTGCTTGATACATTAGGACAAG GTGCTAGCATAGAATCTGATGTTAACCATGCTGTACAGtgtgtaaagaaaatgataacaCTGGCAGAAGATCTGGTTCCCAAGTCTGTGGAGATCAAAGAGAAGGAGATTGGGGACCTGGTCGATACAGAGATGCAGTCCACTACATCAGCTATTGAGATGGCTGCTAGGAGAATAGCT GAAATGTTAGAGAAGACAAGAGAAGCGACAAGTGGTGTAGAATTGAAAGTAAACGAGAGTATACTAGACTCTTGTACTAGTCTTATGCAT GCAATAAGAATATTGATAGAAAGATCAAGAGATTTACAGAAGGAAATAGTGGCACAGGGCAGG gGAACATCAACAGAGAAAGAGTTTTATAAGAAGAATCACAGATGGACAGAAGGATTGTTATCAGCAGCTAAAGCTGTAGGCTGGGGAGCCACAGCATTGAT GGAAGCTGCAGACAAGGTAGTGAGGGGAGAAGGGAAGTTTGAGGAGTTAATTGTCTGTTCTAATGAGATTGCTGCAAGTACAGCTCAACTGGTTGTTGCCTCAAAGGTCAAGGCTGATAGGAGGAGTAAGAAACTGACTTCATTATCAGAGGCATCCAAAGGGGTGACTGAAAATACTGGAAAGGTTGTGGGATCAGCAAGGGAAGGATCACAAATTATTGAAGAACGAg GCCTTATGGATTTCTCTAAACTTTCACTGATGCAGACTAAAAAGAATGAGATGCAGTCCCAG GTGCGAGTACTTGAGTTAGAAAAGGAATTAGAAACGGAGAGGTACAAGCTTGGAGAAATCAGAAAGAAGCATTATCAACTTGCCGGGGCGAGTGAAGGCTGGGATGAGGAAGAG GACCAAGAGTGTGACACTGAATCACCAAGGCAACCA
- the LOC139528055 gene encoding huntingtin-interacting protein 1-like isoform X9, which produces MSTRHLPRAIGSRGKTALEIERENFEKSQHVAITKAISATECPVKEKHARTIVLGTFKDHGAGLYWTIGGKLPLQGNPIIAWKFIHVLHKILRDGHPHAIPDSFKNHAILKELAKLWMHLKEGYGKLIACYCKLMVEKLNFHRKNKEIPGNLNLSDEQFAKICGSDVNNYVSRKELVIFEISVEMLDYMDEILSLQQAVFGSLDMSRSNSMTNSGQCRLAPLILCIQDSCQLYDYIVKSLFRLHSSLPPDTLSGHRDRFLSMYKRLKQFYLSSSNLQYFKNLVQVPGLPDEPPNFLIASDFSKHVKPVAVVPDEPEPEAEPEIEVEDLIDTSVSQPPVQVNNFGNGFPEVDERDHIIERLTKEIQYLRSEIERLKLEDQKILSAQKEEIARLEKILSELRLSADRSLKDNDELKKRLKQTETVHVGAATKLADAEKHAKGFEDKFKKMKDIYQKLREEHVSLLRTNAEVTKKLDAEKRTVAEKEQLLQESKSEMDRIEQERKVIQESLKQSADQTSSQLAMTMAKNTDLQTDKEHLENQLKMLEDTKSSLMNQLQASEEECSNLQTQLNELEDEKRTQETSLTGEITTLQQQFTALKIEKESSDTELDHQLQELKTKLEQEMSDKKSLEQQLKQQISDLESRLSQSQSEKQNTEQKLSGDIDLIHKQLLDASIKEGKVIIQDALDQFQNPTHIAVKCTAEFLLMRTEPVLSSLETIKGMQGKYNGDKTELANLVKTITGFSHHFGDCVIHGIATTHSANLEAGEELGNACREAGESGLKVLDTLGQGASIESDVNHAVQCVKKMITLAEDLVPKSVEIKEKEIGDLVDTEMQSTTSAIEMAARRIAEMLEKTREATSGVELKVNESILDSCTSLMHAIRILIERSRDLQKEIVAQGRGTSTEKEFYKKNHRWTEGLLSAAKAVGWGATALMEAADKVVRGEGKFEELIVCSNEIAASTAQLVVASKVKADRRSKKLTSLSEASKGVTENTGKVVGSAREGSQIIEERGLMDFSKLSLMQTKKNEMQSQVRVLELEKELETERYKLGEIRKKHYQLAGASEGWDEEETKK; this is translated from the exons ATGTCAACGAGACATTTACCCAGAGCTATTGGGAGCAGGGGAAAAACTGCACTTGAAATAGAAAGAGAGAATTTTGAGAAAAGTCAG caTGTAGCAATCACCAAAGCCATCAGTGCGACAGAATGTCCAGTGAAGGAGAAGCATGCCAGAA CTATTGTTCTAGGTACATTTAAGGACCATGGAGCAGGACTATACTGGACAATTGGTGGAAAACTGCCACTGCAGGGAAATCCTATTATTGCATGGAAATTTATTCATGTACTACATAAAATACTGAGGGATGGACACCCACAT gcAATACCAGACTCATTCAAAAACCATGCAATCCTGAAAGAGCTTGCAAAGCTATGG ATGCATCTAAAGGAAGGATATGGAAAGCTTATTGCTTGTTATTGTAAACTGATGGTAGAGAAACTGAATTTTCATAGAaag aataaagaaataCCTGGAAACCTGAATTTATCAGACGAACAGTTTGCTAAGATTTGTGGGTCTGATGTTAATAATTA TGTATCTAGAAAGGAGTTAGTAAT ttttgagaTCAGTGTAGAAATGCTGGATTATATGGATGAGATTTTGAGTCTTCAACAAGCAG tgttTGGTTCTTTAGACATGTCCCGATCTAACTCTATGACAAATTCTGGACAGTGTCGACTTGCCCCATTGATATTGTGTATACAAGATTCTTGTCAACTCTATGACTATATTGTTAAATCCTTGTTCCGTTTACATTCTA GTCTTCCTCCTGACACACTGTCTGGCCATAGAGACAGATTTCTATCCATGTATAAAAG GTTAAAACAGTTTTATTTGAGTAGCAGTAACctacaatattttaaaaatctagTCCAAGTTCCTGGCTTGCCTGAT gaaCCTCCAAATTTTTTAATAGCATCAGATTTCAGTAAGCATGTAAAACCTGTGGCTGTGGTACCTGATGAACCAGAACCAGAGGCGGAGCCAGAGATAGAAGTGGAGGATTTGATTGACACATCAGTTTCACAACCACCTGTACAG gtgAATAATTTTGGAAATGGTTTTCCTGAAGTTGATGAAAG AGATCATATTATAGAAAGATTAACAAAAGAAATCCAGTATCTCAGATCAGAGATAGAAAGATTGAAATTAGAG gACCAGAAGATTTTATCTGCACAGAAAGAAGAGATAGCCAGattggaaaaaatattatcagaGTTAAGATTGTCTGCAGATAGGTCTTTAAAA GATAATGATGAATTGAAGAAGAGGTTAAAACAGACTGAGACTGTACATGTTGGTGCTGCTACCAAACTAGCAGACGCAGAAA aacatGCAAAAGGATTTGAAGATAAGTTCAAGAAGATGAAAGACATATATCAGAAGTTAAGAGAGGAACATGTCTCACTATTACGAACA AATGCTGAAGTAACAAAGAAATTAGATGCAGAGAAAAGAACTGTTGCTGAAAAGGAACAATTACTACAG GAATCCAAATCAGAGATGGATCGAATAGAACAAGAGAGAAAGGTCATTCAGGAAAGTCTAAAACAAAGTGCTGACCAGACCTCGTCCCAGCTGGCCATGACAATGGCTAAAAATACAGATTTACAAACAGATAAAGAG CATTTAGAAAATCAATTGAAGATGTTGGAGGACACTAAGTCTAGTTTAATGAACCAGTTACAAGCATCTGAAGAAGAATGTTCTAATCTGCAAACACAGTTAAATGAATTGGAGGATGAAAAAAGGACACAGGAAACTTCTCTAACAGGGGAAATAACTACTCTACAACAACAATTTACAgcattaaaaatagaaaaagagtCTTCAGACACTGAACTTGATCATCAATTACAAGAGTTAAAG acAAAATTGGAACAAGAAATGTCAGACAAGAAATCTTTAGAACAACAGCTTAAACAGCAGATATCAGATTTAGAATCCAGACTGAGTCAAAGTCAatcagaaaaacaaaacacagaacaaAAACTATCAGGAGATATAGATTTGATACATAAACAACTATTGG ATGCGTCTATAAAAGAGGGCAAGGTCATTATACAAGATGCTTTAGATCAGTTTCAAAATCCTACACACATAGCTGTGAAATGTACAGCAG AATTCTTGTTAATGAGAACAGAACCAGTGCTATCTAGTTTGGAAACGATCAAAGGAATGCAGGGAAAATATAACGGTGACAAAACAG AGTTGGCCAATCTTGTTAAAACAATCACTGGATTTTCACATCACTTTGGAGACTGTGTGATTCATGGTATTGCTACAACACATTCAGCTAACCTTGAAGCTGGGGAAG AGTTAGGTAATGCTTGTAGAGAAGCTGGTGAAAGTGGACTTAAGGTGCTTGATACATTAGGACAAG GTGCTAGCATAGAATCTGATGTTAACCATGCTGTACAGtgtgtaaagaaaatgataacaCTGGCAGAAGATCTGGTTCCCAAGTCTGTGGAGATCAAAGAGAAGGAGATTGGGGACCTGGTCGATACAGAGATGCAGTCCACTACATCAGCTATTGAGATGGCTGCTAGGAGAATAGCT GAAATGTTAGAGAAGACAAGAGAAGCGACAAGTGGTGTAGAATTGAAAGTAAACGAGAGTATACTAGACTCTTGTACTAGTCTTATGCAT GCAATAAGAATATTGATAGAAAGATCAAGAGATTTACAGAAGGAAATAGTGGCACAGGGCAGG gGAACATCAACAGAGAAAGAGTTTTATAAGAAGAATCACAGATGGACAGAAGGATTGTTATCAGCAGCTAAAGCTGTAGGCTGGGGAGCCACAGCATTGAT GGAAGCTGCAGACAAGGTAGTGAGGGGAGAAGGGAAGTTTGAGGAGTTAATTGTCTGTTCTAATGAGATTGCTGCAAGTACAGCTCAACTGGTTGTTGCCTCAAAGGTCAAGGCTGATAGGAGGAGTAAGAAACTGACTTCATTATCAGAGGCATCCAAAGGGGTGACTGAAAATACTGGAAAGGTTGTGGGATCAGCAAGGGAAGGATCACAAATTATTGAAGAACGAg GCCTTATGGATTTCTCTAAACTTTCACTGATGCAGACTAAAAAGAATGAGATGCAGTCCCAG GTGCGAGTACTTGAGTTAGAAAAGGAATTAGAAACGGAGAGGTACAAGCTTGGAGAAATCAGAAAGAAGCATTATCAACTTGCCGGGGCGAGTGAAGGCTGGGATGAGGAAGAG
- the LOC139528055 gene encoding huntingtin-interacting protein 1-like isoform X6, whose translation MSTRHLPRAIGSRGKTALEIERENFEKSQHVAITKAISATECPVKEKHARTIVLGTFKDHGAGLYWTIGGKLPLQGNPIIAWKFIHVLHKILRDGHPHAIPDSFKNHAILKELAKLWMHLKEGYGKLIACYCKLMVEKLNFHRKNKEIPGNLNLSDEQFAKICGSDVNNYVSRKELVIFEISVEMLDYMDEILSLQQAVFGSLDMSRSNSMTNSGQCRLAPLILCIQDSCQLYDYIVKSLFRLHSSLPPDTLSGHRDRFLSMYKRLKQFYLSSSNLQYFKNLVQVPGLPDEPPNFLIASDFSKHVKPVAVVPDEPEPEAEPEIEVEDLIDTSVSQPPVQVNNFGNGFPEVDERDHIIERLTKEIQYLRSEIERLKLEDQKILSAQKEEIARLEKILSELRLSADRSLKDNDELKKRLKQTETVHVGAATKLADAEKHAKGFEDKFKKMKDIYQKLREEHVSLLRTNAEVTKKLDAEKRTVAEKEQLLQESKSEMDRIEQERKVIQESLKQSADQTSSQLAMTMAKNTDLQTDKEHLENQLKMLEDTKSSLMNQLQASEEECSNLQTQLNELEDEKRTQETSLTGEITTLQQQFTALKIEKESSDTELDHQLQELKTKLEQEMSDKKSLEQQLKQQISDLESRLSQSQSEKQNTEQKLSGDIDLIHKQLLDASIKEGKVIIQDALDQFQNPTHIAVKCTAEFLLMRTEPVLSSLETIKGMQGKYNGDKTELANLVKTITGFSHHFGDCVIHGIATTHSANLEAGEELGNACREAGESGLKVLDTLGQGASIESDVNHAVQCVKKMITLAEDLVPKSVEIKEKEIGDLVDTEMQSTTSAIEMAARRIAEMLEKTREATSGVELKVNESILDSCTSLMHAIRILIERSRDLQKEIVAQGRGTSTEKEFYKKNHRWTEGLLSAAKAVGWGATALMEAADKVVRGEGKFEELIVCSNEIAASTAQLVVASKVKADRRSKKLTSLSEASKGVTENTGKVVGSAREGSQIIEERGLMDFSKLSLMQTKKNEMQSQVRVLELEKELETERYKLGEIRKKHYQLAGASEGWDEEEIKPINKKKTAMWK comes from the exons ATGTCAACGAGACATTTACCCAGAGCTATTGGGAGCAGGGGAAAAACTGCACTTGAAATAGAAAGAGAGAATTTTGAGAAAAGTCAG caTGTAGCAATCACCAAAGCCATCAGTGCGACAGAATGTCCAGTGAAGGAGAAGCATGCCAGAA CTATTGTTCTAGGTACATTTAAGGACCATGGAGCAGGACTATACTGGACAATTGGTGGAAAACTGCCACTGCAGGGAAATCCTATTATTGCATGGAAATTTATTCATGTACTACATAAAATACTGAGGGATGGACACCCACAT gcAATACCAGACTCATTCAAAAACCATGCAATCCTGAAAGAGCTTGCAAAGCTATGG ATGCATCTAAAGGAAGGATATGGAAAGCTTATTGCTTGTTATTGTAAACTGATGGTAGAGAAACTGAATTTTCATAGAaag aataaagaaataCCTGGAAACCTGAATTTATCAGACGAACAGTTTGCTAAGATTTGTGGGTCTGATGTTAATAATTA TGTATCTAGAAAGGAGTTAGTAAT ttttgagaTCAGTGTAGAAATGCTGGATTATATGGATGAGATTTTGAGTCTTCAACAAGCAG tgttTGGTTCTTTAGACATGTCCCGATCTAACTCTATGACAAATTCTGGACAGTGTCGACTTGCCCCATTGATATTGTGTATACAAGATTCTTGTCAACTCTATGACTATATTGTTAAATCCTTGTTCCGTTTACATTCTA GTCTTCCTCCTGACACACTGTCTGGCCATAGAGACAGATTTCTATCCATGTATAAAAG GTTAAAACAGTTTTATTTGAGTAGCAGTAACctacaatattttaaaaatctagTCCAAGTTCCTGGCTTGCCTGAT gaaCCTCCAAATTTTTTAATAGCATCAGATTTCAGTAAGCATGTAAAACCTGTGGCTGTGGTACCTGATGAACCAGAACCAGAGGCGGAGCCAGAGATAGAAGTGGAGGATTTGATTGACACATCAGTTTCACAACCACCTGTACAG gtgAATAATTTTGGAAATGGTTTTCCTGAAGTTGATGAAAG AGATCATATTATAGAAAGATTAACAAAAGAAATCCAGTATCTCAGATCAGAGATAGAAAGATTGAAATTAGAG gACCAGAAGATTTTATCTGCACAGAAAGAAGAGATAGCCAGattggaaaaaatattatcagaGTTAAGATTGTCTGCAGATAGGTCTTTAAAA GATAATGATGAATTGAAGAAGAGGTTAAAACAGACTGAGACTGTACATGTTGGTGCTGCTACCAAACTAGCAGACGCAGAAA aacatGCAAAAGGATTTGAAGATAAGTTCAAGAAGATGAAAGACATATATCAGAAGTTAAGAGAGGAACATGTCTCACTATTACGAACA AATGCTGAAGTAACAAAGAAATTAGATGCAGAGAAAAGAACTGTTGCTGAAAAGGAACAATTACTACAG GAATCCAAATCAGAGATGGATCGAATAGAACAAGAGAGAAAGGTCATTCAGGAAAGTCTAAAACAAAGTGCTGACCAGACCTCGTCCCAGCTGGCCATGACAATGGCTAAAAATACAGATTTACAAACAGATAAAGAG CATTTAGAAAATCAATTGAAGATGTTGGAGGACACTAAGTCTAGTTTAATGAACCAGTTACAAGCATCTGAAGAAGAATGTTCTAATCTGCAAACACAGTTAAATGAATTGGAGGATGAAAAAAGGACACAGGAAACTTCTCTAACAGGGGAAATAACTACTCTACAACAACAATTTACAgcattaaaaatagaaaaagagtCTTCAGACACTGAACTTGATCATCAATTACAAGAGTTAAAG acAAAATTGGAACAAGAAATGTCAGACAAGAAATCTTTAGAACAACAGCTTAAACAGCAGATATCAGATTTAGAATCCAGACTGAGTCAAAGTCAatcagaaaaacaaaacacagaacaaAAACTATCAGGAGATATAGATTTGATACATAAACAACTATTGG ATGCGTCTATAAAAGAGGGCAAGGTCATTATACAAGATGCTTTAGATCAGTTTCAAAATCCTACACACATAGCTGTGAAATGTACAGCAG AATTCTTGTTAATGAGAACAGAACCAGTGCTATCTAGTTTGGAAACGATCAAAGGAATGCAGGGAAAATATAACGGTGACAAAACAG AGTTGGCCAATCTTGTTAAAACAATCACTGGATTTTCACATCACTTTGGAGACTGTGTGATTCATGGTATTGCTACAACACATTCAGCTAACCTTGAAGCTGGGGAAG AGTTAGGTAATGCTTGTAGAGAAGCTGGTGAAAGTGGACTTAAGGTGCTTGATACATTAGGACAAG GTGCTAGCATAGAATCTGATGTTAACCATGCTGTACAGtgtgtaaagaaaatgataacaCTGGCAGAAGATCTGGTTCCCAAGTCTGTGGAGATCAAAGAGAAGGAGATTGGGGACCTGGTCGATACAGAGATGCAGTCCACTACATCAGCTATTGAGATGGCTGCTAGGAGAATAGCT GAAATGTTAGAGAAGACAAGAGAAGCGACAAGTGGTGTAGAATTGAAAGTAAACGAGAGTATACTAGACTCTTGTACTAGTCTTATGCAT GCAATAAGAATATTGATAGAAAGATCAAGAGATTTACAGAAGGAAATAGTGGCACAGGGCAGG gGAACATCAACAGAGAAAGAGTTTTATAAGAAGAATCACAGATGGACAGAAGGATTGTTATCAGCAGCTAAAGCTGTAGGCTGGGGAGCCACAGCATTGAT GGAAGCTGCAGACAAGGTAGTGAGGGGAGAAGGGAAGTTTGAGGAGTTAATTGTCTGTTCTAATGAGATTGCTGCAAGTACAGCTCAACTGGTTGTTGCCTCAAAGGTCAAGGCTGATAGGAGGAGTAAGAAACTGACTTCATTATCAGAGGCATCCAAAGGGGTGACTGAAAATACTGGAAAGGTTGTGGGATCAGCAAGGGAAGGATCACAAATTATTGAAGAACGAg GCCTTATGGATTTCTCTAAACTTTCACTGATGCAGACTAAAAAGAATGAGATGCAGTCCCAG GTGCGAGTACTTGAGTTAGAAAAGGAATTAGAAACGGAGAGGTACAAGCTTGGAGAAATCAGAAAGAAGCATTATCAACTTGCCGGGGCGAGTGAAGGCTGGGATGAGGAAGAG ATTAAACCtatcaataaaaagaaaactgCAATGTGGAAATAA